A genome region from Fibrobacterota bacterium includes the following:
- a CDS encoding HD domain-containing protein: protein MTLLDIHGQGKPTALPAVKPFTARAPAPRTLALFETILDNPLLPALAFGAVFHLARFGMHVAVHGTAAGFLPAQPLPWLAWLPEFVVPYGGLWAIASAYRKANQGMHDRILEGLERGNEIQKVSILGFAKISEVRDPDTGDHIIRMSHYSRMLAQEMAKFPEYSDYITRSYCDEIFIAAPLHDIGKVGIRDDILKKRGGLTADEFEIMKMHTIIGGDLLHELELKLGWRTFYSLSKEIAYHHHQRYDGTGYPNVLGSTRAMFVEPGIGKPLKGKAIPLSARIVALADVYDALVSRRCYKEPIPHGKAREMILAESGRHFDPDLVQAFLRIEEDLIRVSREFSK, encoded by the coding sequence ATGACATTATTGGATATCCATGGCCAGGGCAAGCCTACGGCCCTTCCAGCGGTCAAGCCGTTTACGGCCCGCGCCCCGGCCCCCCGCACCCTGGCCTTGTTCGAAACCATCCTCGACAATCCTTTGCTTCCCGCCCTCGCCTTCGGGGCCGTCTTCCACCTGGCCCGTTTCGGAATGCATGTCGCCGTGCATGGCACGGCCGCGGGTTTCCTGCCTGCCCAACCCTTGCCCTGGCTCGCATGGCTGCCCGAATTCGTGGTGCCCTACGGCGGGCTATGGGCCATCGCCTCCGCCTACCGCAAGGCCAACCAGGGGATGCATGATCGCATCCTGGAGGGCCTGGAGCGCGGCAACGAGATCCAGAAGGTTTCCATCCTCGGCTTCGCCAAGATTTCCGAGGTGCGCGATCCCGACACCGGCGATCATATCATCCGCATGAGCCATTACTCGCGCATGCTCGCGCAAGAAATGGCCAAGTTCCCGGAGTACTCGGATTACATCACGCGCAGCTATTGCGACGAGATCTTCATCGCGGCGCCGCTCCACGACATCGGCAAGGTGGGCATCCGCGACGACATCCTCAAGAAGCGCGGGGGCCTTACCGCCGATGAGTTCGAGATCATGAAGATGCACACCATCATCGGCGGCGATCTGCTCCACGAGTTGGAGCTGAAGCTGGGATGGCGCACCTTCTACTCCTTGTCCAAGGAGATCGCCTACCACCACCACCAGCGCTACGACGGCACCGGTTACCCGAACGTGCTGGGGTCCACCCGGGCCATGTTCGTCGAGCCCGGGATCGGAAAGCCGCTGAAAGGAAAAGCCATTCCCCTCTCCGCCCGCATAGTGGCGCTGGCGGACGTGTACGATGCCTTGGTTTCGCGCCGCTGTTATAAGGAACCGATCCCGCACGGAAAGGCGCGCGAAATGATCCTGGCGGAATCGGGCCGGCACTTCGATCCCGATTTGGTGCAAGCCTTCCTTCGCATCGAAGAGGATCTCATCCGCGTGTCCAGGGAGTTCAGCAAGTAA
- a CDS encoding type II toxin-antitoxin system VapB family antitoxin, with protein MRTTINIDDELLRKASEATGITEKTALVRKALESLVVDAAYKRLAAMGGTMKNLKPVSRKRPWSRK; from the coding sequence ATGCGGACTACGATCAATATCGACGATGAATTGTTGCGGAAGGCCTCCGAGGCCACGGGGATCACCGAGAAAACCGCTTTGGTACGGAAAGCCTTGGAAAGCTTGGTCGTGGACGCGGCCTATAAGCGCCTGGCGGCCATGGGCGGGACCATGAAGAACCTTAAGCCCGTTTCCCGCAAGCGGCCCTGGTCGCGCAAGTGA
- a CDS encoding methionyl-tRNA formyltransferase, with protein MRLVFMGTPEFAVPFLEALQARHQVSLVVTQPDKPKGRGMKLAAPPVKEKALALGLPVAQPVSLKTPEFHDLIKAQAADLLVVVAYRILPATLFPLARFGAVNVHGSLLPKYRGAAPIQWAIANGEKETGVTVFQLDAEIDHGQVLARARTPIGPEETSADLFARLRELGRDTLLQALDDLEAGRSRTETQDHSASTPAPKLKKEDGKLDFALPAQALHDRVRAFNPYPVCYAAQAGSARVLRVHATRPVDEPPAATESAEPGTVRIGTDRYPYVATGRGWLMLREVQWEGKPRVSGPDFVNGLQPAERENFRLS; from the coding sequence ATGCGACTCGTCTTCATGGGCACGCCCGAATTCGCCGTCCCCTTCCTGGAAGCCCTGCAGGCCCGCCACCAAGTCTCCCTGGTGGTCACGCAGCCGGATAAACCCAAAGGGCGGGGCATGAAGCTGGCGGCCCCGCCGGTGAAGGAAAAGGCCCTCGCCCTGGGCCTCCCGGTGGCGCAGCCCGTATCGCTCAAGACGCCGGAGTTCCATGACCTCATCAAGGCCCAAGCCGCCGATCTGCTGGTCGTGGTCGCCTACCGCATCCTGCCCGCGACCCTGTTTCCCTTGGCCCGCTTCGGGGCCGTGAACGTGCACGGTTCCCTTTTACCCAAGTACCGCGGGGCCGCGCCCATCCAATGGGCCATCGCCAACGGGGAAAAGGAAACGGGAGTGACCGTGTTCCAACTGGACGCGGAAATCGATCATGGCCAAGTCCTGGCGCGGGCGAGAACGCCCATCGGGCCGGAAGAAACCTCGGCGGATCTCTTCGCGCGGTTGCGCGAATTGGGCCGCGATACCTTGCTTCAGGCCCTCGACGATCTGGAAGCGGGACGGTCCCGGACCGAAACGCAGGATCATTCGGCCAGCACTCCGGCGCCCAAGCTCAAGAAAGAGGACGGCAAGCTCGATTTCGCCCTGCCCGCCCAAGCCTTGCACGATCGCGTGCGCGCCTTCAACCCGTATCCGGTGTGTTACGCGGCGCAGGCGGGCTCCGCCCGCGTACTCCGCGTGCATGCGACCCGGCCCGTGGACGAGCCGCCGGCGGCGACGGAGAGCGCCGAACCCGGAACGGTTCGCATTGGAACCGATCGCTATCCTTACGTCGCGACCGGGCGCGGCTGGCTGATGTTGCGCGAAGTGCAATGGGAAGGCAAGCCCCGGGTGTCCGGGCCCGACTTCGTCAACGGACTGCAACCTGCCGAGCGCGAAAACTTCCGGTTGTCGTGA
- the rfbB gene encoding dTDP-glucose 4,6-dehydratase, with protein MHLIVTGGCGFIGSNFIRLVLASRPGWRVTNVDKLTYAGNPANLSDLAGNPNYKFFKADICDSALMSEIFSANPDAVVHFAAESHVDRSIAGPEIFVQTNVMGTQVLLESARKAKVGRFLHVSTDEVYGSLGPTGLFSETTPLTPNSPYSASKAGSDFLVQAYHHTFGMDTVLTRCSNNYGPYQFPEKLIPLLISNLMEGKQIPIYGDGKNVRDWLHVEDHCTGILLALEKGRAGEAYNIGGNNERENIEIARKLLALMGKDETSIRYVEDRLGHDRRYAIDASKISRELGWKPKHDFDSGIKSTVEWYKANEKWWRPLKKG; from the coding sequence ATGCATCTCATCGTCACCGGCGGCTGCGGTTTCATCGGATCCAATTTCATCCGCCTGGTCCTCGCCTCCCGCCCTGGCTGGCGCGTGACCAATGTCGATAAGTTGACCTATGCCGGGAATCCGGCCAACTTGTCGGATCTGGCCGGCAATCCCAACTACAAGTTCTTCAAGGCCGATATCTGCGACAGCGCCCTCATGAGCGAGATATTCTCGGCCAATCCGGATGCGGTCGTCCATTTCGCGGCCGAGTCGCACGTGGATCGGAGCATCGCCGGGCCCGAGATTTTCGTCCAGACCAACGTGATGGGCACCCAGGTGTTGCTGGAGTCGGCGCGCAAGGCCAAGGTGGGCCGCTTCCTGCACGTGTCCACCGATGAGGTTTACGGTTCGCTCGGCCCCACCGGGCTATTCAGCGAGACCACCCCCCTGACGCCCAATTCCCCTTACTCGGCCAGCAAGGCCGGTTCGGATTTCCTGGTGCAGGCCTACCACCACACCTTCGGGATGGACACCGTCCTCACCCGCTGCTCCAACAATTACGGCCCGTACCAATTCCCCGAGAAGCTCATCCCCTTGCTGATTTCCAATCTGATGGAAGGCAAGCAGATACCCATCTACGGCGATGGGAAGAACGTGCGCGATTGGCTGCACGTGGAAGATCATTGCACCGGCATATTGCTGGCCCTGGAGAAGGGCCGCGCGGGCGAGGCCTACAATATCGGCGGCAATAACGAGCGCGAGAACATCGAGATCGCCCGCAAGCTGCTCGCCCTGATGGGCAAGGACGAAACCTCCATCCGCTACGTGGAAGATCGCCTGGGCCATGATCGCCGCTACGCCATCGACGCCTCCAAGATCAGCCGGGAGTTGGGGTGGAAGCCGAAGCACGATTTCGACTCGGGCATCAAGTCCACGGTGGAGTGGTACAAGGCCAACGAAAAATGGTGGCGGCCCCTGAAGAAGGGCTGA
- a CDS encoding VapC toxin family PIN domain ribonuclease — MSDLLTQKAVDMHPFVIGELACGNLADRKRFLAEIGRLPRALPAQDNEVLAFVESHRLYGTGLSWTDAHLLASALISGDQLWTRDKALGKAAVKVGIAFNPGAH; from the coding sequence ATGTCCGATTTGCTCACCCAAAAAGCGGTGGACATGCATCCTTTCGTCATCGGCGAGTTGGCTTGCGGGAACCTCGCGGACCGAAAGCGGTTCTTAGCCGAGATTGGCAGGCTTCCGCGCGCTTTGCCCGCGCAAGACAACGAGGTCCTCGCATTCGTGGAATCGCATCGTCTCTACGGCACAGGGCTGAGCTGGACCGATGCCCATCTTCTCGCTTCGGCCCTGATTTCGGGAGATCAGCTATGGACCCGGGATAAAGCCCTTGGCAAGGCCGCTGTGAAGGTCGGGATCGCCTTTAACCCCGGCGCGCATTGA